A DNA window from Anastrepha obliqua isolate idAnaObli1 chromosome 5, idAnaObli1_1.0, whole genome shotgun sequence contains the following coding sequences:
- the LOC129246831 gene encoding ELAV-like protein 2 — MMTTSANSNNMVEGQQQQNGSGGSGTSAGSGSATAAATAANTNVSSNNNNNNNTSTNNNNNNMESDPKTNLIVNYLPQTMSQEEIRSLFVSFGEVESCKLIRDKVTGQSLGYGFVNYVKQEDAEKAISSLNGLRLQNKTIKVSIARPSSESIKGANLYVSGLPKNMTQPDLEVLFSPYGKIITSRILCDNITGLSKGVGFIRFDQRHEADRAIKELNGTIPKNATDPIIVKFANNPSNNKSLQPLAAYLTPQNARARGFPAAAAAVGAAAAAAAIHPSAASRYSSVISRYSPLAGDLLANTMLPGNPINGSGWCIFVYNLAPETEENVLWQLFGPFGAVQSVKVIRDLQTNKCKGFGFVTMTNYEEAVVAIQSLNGYTLGNRVLQVSFKTNKTKQT, encoded by the exons ATGATGACTACCAGCGCTAACAGTAATAACATGGTCGAAGGACAGCAGCAGCAAAACGGCAGCGGTGGCTCGGGAACTAGTGCTGGTAGTGGTAGCGCAACAGCTGCAGCAACAGCGGCTAATACAAATGttagcagcaataacaacaataataacaatacaagtactaacaacaataacaacaatatggAAAGTGACCCAAAAACGAACTTAATTGTTAATTACCTGCCACAAACTATGTCGCAAGAAGAGATACGCTCATTATTTGTTAGCTTCGGCGAAGTCGAGAGCTGCAAATTGATAAGAGATAAGGTGACAG GTCAAAGTCTCGGGTATGGATTCGTTAATTACGTAAAACAGGAAGATGCCGAGAAGGCAATCAGCTCGCTCAATGGTTTgcgtttgcaaaataaaacaattaaa GTCTCAATAGCCCGTCCTAGCTCAGAATCCATTAAGGGAGCAAACTTATATGTATCTGGTCTTCCCAAAAATATGACGCAACCCGATCTCGAAGTTCTATTCAGTCCATATGGCAAAATAATTACCTCAAGAATTTTATGCGACAATATCACAG GTCTCTCGAAGGGTGTTGGTTTTATACGTTTCGATCAACGCCATGAAGCTGATCGCGCCATTAAGGAATTAAATGGAACGATACCGAAAAATGCCACCGATCCCATCATTGTGAAATTTGCCAATAACCCTAGTAATAACAAGTCATTGCAGCCCCTTGCCGCTTATTTAACACCACAAAATGCTCGGGCACGGGGCTTTCCAGCTGCTGCTGCGGCTGTTGGTGCAGCTGCCGCCGCTGCAGCCATACATCCTTCGGCAGCGAGTCGTTACAG TTCAGTGATTTCACGCTACTCGCCATTAGCTGGTGATCTTTTGGCCAACACTATGCTACCCGGTAATCCCATCAATGGCTCTGGCTGgtgcatttttgtttacaatttggCGCCCGAAACTGAGGAAAATGTGTTATGGCAGCTTTTTGGCCCATTCGGTGCTGTACAGTCGGTAAAG GTAATACGCGATCTGCagacaaataaatgcaaaggtTTCGGTTTTGTCACCATGACCAACTATGAGGAGGCTGTAGTCGCTATACAATCGCTCAATGGCTATACGCTGGGCAACCGTGTGCTTCAAGTCAGCTTTAAGACgaataaaacaaagcaaacgtaa